The Chelonia mydas isolate rCheMyd1 chromosome 1, rCheMyd1.pri.v2, whole genome shotgun sequence nucleotide sequence AAGGACCCTTCCCGAGCCCCGCAGAGAACCCGGGCCCCGAGCCCGACGCCTCGCTGGGCTCGCCACATCCGGGCAGGTGTCCCCGCGGGGCTCGCGTCGCCCGGGGGCGGGCGCTGCGGGCAGGACGCCGCGCTCCCGGGCACTGGCAGGGcgggtccccccccgcccctcctcctccgCACCCCATTGTTAAAGCCCTCTCGGCCGCTTCCGCCCGCGCTTCGGCTCGGCTCGCCGCCGCCCGGCCCGGGGCGCTCGGGAAACTTCGGAGCCGCTCAGCTCCTTCCGGGAGTGGGGCAGTGCGAGCAGCCGCCCGCGACTCACCTGGAGCCGGAGCCGGGGCCGCCAGCGCCGCCGCCCCTTTCCCTGCAGCGGCGAGGTAGGTGAGCAGCCCCGTCCGAGAGCGGGGCAGCGGCGACGGGGGAGTCGCGCTGGGCGCTGCTGCAGGCGGGGTGGTGCGGGGACGGGGCTGCGCGGCGGAGCCTCCCTGGGCAGGGTGGCCCCCTGCAGCGGGTAAcgcggagccgccgccgccggagGGCCTGGGACTAGCCCGGCAGTtactcccttcttccccccccgggccccgcttGGGGGCGCTCGCTGCTCCGGCCCCgcctggggagggggcgcggGAGCAGCCGGAGCATGGTGACTTGCTGGGGGCGCGTTCCCTGGAGGGTAGGATGGGGATTGTTGGCGGGGTGGACAGGCGCCCTCATGGGGGGActggggtttttgtgtgtgtgggggggtggttaAGCGGTGATttcccgggggagggggagccgaaTAGGGGCtatcctgggggaggggtgtgggattGTTGCGGGGGCGGGGGTTGATACGGGCCCCCCCCTTTGGGGTCGGGGTGGTTGGGGGTTAGCGAGGGGCCCCCCCTTTGGGGTCGGGGTGGTTGGGGGTTAGCGAGGGGCCCCCCCTTTGGGGTCGGGGtggtttgggggggtgggttgAGCGGCGCTTGCCTGGGGCggccggggccccctgggggcggggctgtctcaCGCGCGCCCCTGTGCTCTCCGCAGGCTGTGGTGCCTGGGCCcgtagccgcccctccccccggagcATCGCCCATCTGCCCCGCTGGGAACATGGCGTCCGGCGGCTACCGGAGCAGCGGGGGCAGTACCACGGACTTTCTGGAGGAGTGGAAAGCCAAGCGGGAGAAGATGCGGGCAAAGCAGGCGCCGCCTGTGCCGGGGTCGGCGGCCGGCACTGACGGCAAAGCCCCCGGGAGCGTTTCCTCGGCTGCCGAGCTCAACAGCACCCTGCACCCCGCCGGCCCGGCCGCCCCGCCGCACCCCCCGGAGCGGggcgccccgccccccggcgGGGGCACGAACTGTGTCCCCCTCTCCGCCAGAGCCGGCTCCAaggagcccccgcccccagccggggGCAGAGTGGCCGAGCCTGCGGGGAAGCCCCCCGCCGCGCCCGGCTCCCcggaggaggagaaggcggcGGCGGCGAAGGGGAAAAGCTCCGGTCCCAGCGccaggaaggggaaggggcagatagAGAAGAGGAAGCTGCGGGAGAAGAGGCGATCGACAGGTGTGGTGAACATCCCCGCCGCCGAGGTGAGCCCCGCGCCCCTGcccggggtggtggtggggggtgccTGGGGTGCGTTCAGGGGCTCGGTGAGCTCGCTGCGTGTGCGGAGGGCGGCTGCTGGGATGCTGCACCTGAGCAGCCAGCGCCCAGCTGTGAGCTCCGCTGCCTGCTGATCCCAactcagccctggagctgctcaggCGGCGGGATTGCTTCCAGTTTCTTGTGGCGAAGGAGGCTTGTTCTCTCCTGCTCAGGATGAGGTGTGGGGAAGCTGCCTCACCCCTGAGCTGTGCTGTATCGCAGGGTGCGCGCTTGACGCAGGCTGAGCATCTTCCGTCCTGTCTGCAACCCTCTGGGGACCAATAATAGGCctgtcagtggcaaagctaaaggTTTTGGTTTGGGAATCGTTTGGTGGTGTGCTGGACCAGGGTTGTAACGTCATCCCccccctctttctccccacccctttaaaCTGTGAGTTTAAAAACAAGACTAGACAGAGTCCTGGGGTCCAAACGTGTTGGGCTGGGTCTGAGCCCAAAGTCCTGATGCTTGCATAGTTGCAGGCTTGGGCTCCTAGCGAGGAAGGATTAGTGAACGTTGGTTGGAACAGCATCATCAATATATCcttgagcactttttaaaataagtacaaGTATAGCACTTTTTAGTGTGTCTTGGTTGAAACTAGGATGTGAAATAGTGTGTGTGCCTTAGAAGAATTGCAAAGTATTCATTAATATGAAACACCCTTCTAATTATAGTCTGGTTATCTCACCACTTAAGACTTGGTGTGGTGATCTTTTGTCTAAGGTTAATCTTTAATGATTATCTTCTGCTTTTGTCATGTATTACTCTAATCTGAAGGTAAGTTTTTAATCTTCATaaatatgtaaaattaaaaagtacaTGGGTTTATGTTACTTGTCAGTTACTTTACTGATCTAAACAATGAAGAGAAGAAGTCATGGTATCAAGCTCTGGATAAATATTCAGGTGTAAATATACTTAATCTAAAACAACTTCCTGCACTGGAAAAAATTCAGTGGTTTGAAGTGCATTTTTTTTGAAGCAGGGAAGAATATTTGTATCAGCCAACACAACTGTTCTTTGTGGTTTGCTACTAGCATGAAAATCTGGCATTCATTACAAATACTCTTATAGGAATTCAGAAGCATGATAACCAGATCATTTGCTTTTTACAGCTAAAGGCTAGAGGAGACTGAAAACAAAGCTGAATTGCATTCTTCAATTTTATATTGATGATAAAGAACAACACTATTTTAGAAAACATGTATATGACTCTTTCTCCTCATCAACTAGGGACTGCTGCATGAAAAACAATCTTTTGTGTCTTATGCAGCTGGAGAAGATAAAATCCTATTTTCCTCACCTGAAGTCACTAATCCTTTCTTTGTGATGACATAATCACTTTCACAGCAACCACTTGTAATACCAGAAGCATTGTCAGGTGAGCAATAAGCAGCAGGAACAAATGAAGTcttaaataaaaattctgttttagGGCTCCGTCCCATAACTTTCACTCAAGTCATTAGCCTCGTTACTTGCACAGTCTTCACTTTGAAGTGAAAGGTTGCAGGACTGGATCCTAAGTACTCACTAGGAGTTTGAAAACTTCCTTGATACCTACATGCCTGAAGACTCATCCCCAAATAAACAGTTTTAATCAGTTCCATGTGTCCAGTTATTGCTGCTCCTGCACATTAAACCAATTAGTATCTTTCCTTCTTATTGTTCCCACCCCTACTGCCCTTCtcttgaacctgggacctctgctTTTTGCTTCCACTCCCTTACTATTAGAGGAGCAGTGGCTTAGGGCCTgctctaccttttttttttttttttttttttttttttttgttggagggggggaggggaccgGCGGTTTCTCCTTCCCTTCAGTAACAAGTAGCCTGAATGGATCTGCTCCCTTACTTCCCTCTTATGTTACTAAAGGAATGGATTTCTTGGGGCCACTGTGCTTCTTCTCTACTCCAGAGACTGCCAACTTCTTTTTTCTCATTTGGTCCCAAATATCTGCTTGCCTTGGGTGACCAGTTTTTTTCTATCTCTGTCTCTTTAAGAATAACTTCGCAAAATCTTTCACCATGTGTCAACATTACTTGGAATAACTTAATGAAGTTTTTGCCATGGTATATGTTTTGTCTTAAAACTTTGAATAACTTCATAGCCAGTAACAATACACAAAGGGTTCTTTCACACCTTTAAgtgtctgtctttttaaaataaggtacacttggactgagaaactctgattttctttttatgtcAACTTTTGTTataacatttatatttatgaTGGTAGCTAAATAAAATTACTTAACCTGCAGAGCTGAGGGAGTGCTTAAGGTgcttattgcattttttttaagttggtcTGGCTTGTGGGTAGAATTCATTGGTGATGAACATTGCCTCTTGACAGGCAAATATTTACATGAAACTGACTTTTTTGAGATAAGGCCAACTTCTTGAAAGTCTAAGACtaacatttttaaatagaagTATATGTAACAGTAAGAGTTTatagttcaaggccagaaggaaccctCAGATCATTGTCTGGTCTACATATCACAAGCCATTACATTTCATCCAGCTATCCCTATGTTAAGCCTAATGATGttagaccaaagcatttcagttctCAAAAGacttaggacatgtctacactgcatctgggaatGAGCCTTCCAGCCTGGGTCTGCAAACTTGTGCTAGCATGTCTTGTTCCAccttgctaaaaatagctgtgtagatgttgtggcTTGGGCAGGGGGATCAGGCTCTGGAGCCTGGGGTCTGTGAACTTGACAACCCAAGCCACAACATTAAACAACATCTGCAGAGCTATTTTTGGagtgctagcatgagtctgtggACCTGTcagggaggcttgctcccagatgcaCAGTAGGCATGCCCTAAATTGTATTCCACGGACAGAGAACGGGTCCCTGCAATGGGAGGGAATTGATTAGGTCAGATGCGTAAATGATCCACTCCCCGTGCTGCAGATAGAGGTCAATCTGGCCGTAAGGAAAAATTTCTCCTGGACCCCAAATCTGGTGgtcagtttgaccctgagcaaGACACTTCCGCCAGGCATCTAAGAGAGAAGATTCTCTGTACCACCTCAGCACTGATCCATCCCATCCTGTGTTATGTTTCCTGCTCTGGCCAACcatagatgcttcagaggaaggcagaaaaccTGAGAGTACACTTGGCCAGTTGTGCATGGGGAGAGGaaatattccttcctgacccctgcatgTGACTAGCTGAAACCCTGAGATTTGATTATAGTTATTGTATTAATGAATTCTGTGTTTTGTGACTTTTCTGTATCTGAACTTATCTGAACTTCAAGAAAATATTCTAGTATAAGTACTTTATAAACCAAATTAATTATGTAATTAGTATTCTGAATATTAGCTACACGTACTTTCATATGTTCAGCATATagtttaaaatgcatattttcatCTCAAAGTAACGTGCACATAAGGTTCCCCTTTACatgactttaaaacaaaacaaaaaaaacctttaagtTTGCTGGACAGATGATGACCTCTGTACTTGGGTTGAAAATGTTAGAACGAGGAACACAGAAATAGTGGTACCTGTTGATGCCTTCCTCTTTCAGATAGCTACAGATTTTTCTAATGCTACACATAGTGACTTAGCTGTTCTGTATATTAACTTTGGGATAGAAGCATTTTTAGTCCCATCAGCACTTTTAAAATTTACCCTAGTATGTtctagggatgtaaaatattaaatagttaaACAGCTAACCGATAAGTACTAGTCTTACCTTTAATATATTACAATTAATGTTTAAAACAGATAGGTATTACAATGTCACAATTATTTTACCAAATGTGCACATTTAAAAACTCTGCAGCAATAccaggggtaggggtgggggcaTTGGAGCTTGCAGTTCCAACTCGAGGCACCACTGGAGCAGCCCGTGCCTGGTGGAGAGGGCAACCCCCTTCCTTGCAGCTGGCTGCAGCAGTGGGTCTGCCCTGGCACTGCTGCTTTCCTGGCAGTGATCCACCAAACTAGCAGCATTAGGCAGCACCTACTAACCGGGAGAGTGAGGGGTAGGATCAGAGCAAGGCGCATGGCACCCagccatgcacacacaaatgatCCCACAGCCCACTGTACTCCACTTCCAAGGAGAGACAGTAGGGTGAGtgctccccccaagcctggggtAGATTGTGAAGTTAATCATTAAACGGTTAACtgatataattttaataatttaaataggtacttttaaaaaatatttacatccctagtatGTTCGGACTCAAGTGGGTTTTACTGTGTGTGTTCCTTTTCTCTGCGAGTCTTATGTTCTCTAAGTTGGCCACTGAGATGCCCTAATGTGTCAGTATTGAGAACTTTTCAATATGCATAGTGGCAAAAAAATCCTTAATTATAATGCTACTGTCCCTCCACCTCTGTTGCCAACCAGCAGGATGGCATTGGTGAAAATGAGAATTCCTTAGTGGGTCTGGTAtggtttatctttattttttgtgtgtgatggtAATAGTAAAAGGGAATAATATGCTAGCTGCAAATTTGCATTGTAACTGTTATATAGTGCATCATAATGTTCTATACCTATgacaggaataataataataaaagtctCTGCTCCAGGAACttacacttttattttaaatgtaatgcaacaaaaaaaaaaaaaaatcaacaaataaGTAGTGGAATAGGGCAGGAGAAGGGTTACTTGTTTCTGTCCTACTGCCCTATCTTCATGATTTCAAtaggttatttttttaatggtcaCGTTTCTCATTCCTTGTAAGCAACAAGAAAATAAGTTTTAGGGCTCCATCTTAAACACTTctatgagtaaagttaagcatgttcttgCGTaattacattgatttcaatagggccagtTTTTGCATAAGTGTCTGTAGGAGTGGGATTTTAAGCGGGACTTGGAAAACTACTAGCAGGAAGAACTATTACTATGCCTTTTTGTTAATGGTAGAAGCATTAATCTTAGACCCGAGACTTTTTT carries:
- the PAWR gene encoding PRKC apoptosis WT1 regulator protein isoform X3, encoding MVTCWGRVPWRAVVPGPVAAPPPGASPICPAGNMASGGYRSSGGSTTDFLEEWKAKREKMRAKQAPPVPGSAAGTDGKAPGSVSSAAELNSTLHPAGPAAPPHPPERGAPPPGGGTNCVPLSARAGSKEPPPPAGGRVAEPAGKPPAAPGSPEEEKAAAAKGKSSGPSARKGKGQIEKRKLREKRRSTGVVNIPAAESLDEYDDDETGQKERKREDAITQQNTMQNESASADPGGSYLIQMDAAEMNIYLQGHESSRTVPSRFKSATNAPEDDVPNRYSRTDRTGYSRYSRDANSSGNSVSSSALEKRIEELERELAKERQENVRLLRMTQDKEEQIGKLKEEIDLLNRVITLVAIIALPEKIS
- the PAWR gene encoding PRKC apoptosis WT1 regulator protein isoform X1 yields the protein MVTCWGRVPWRAVVPGPVAAPPPGASPICPAGNMASGGYRSSGGSTTDFLEEWKAKREKMRAKQAPPVPGSAAGTDGKAPGSVSSAAELNSTLHPAGPAAPPHPPERGAPPPGGGTNCVPLSARAGSKEPPPPAGGRVAEPAGKPPAAPGSPEEEKAAAAKGKSSGPSARKGKGQIEKRKLREKRRSTGVVNIPAAESLDEYDDDETGQKERKREDAITQQNTMQNESASADPGGSYLIQMDAAEMNIYLQGHESSRTVPSRFKSATNAPEDDVPNRYSRTDRTGYSRYSRDANSSGNSVSSSALEKRIEELERELAKERQENVRLLRMTQDKEEQIGKLKEEIDLLNRDLDDIEDENEQLKQENKTLLKVVGQLTR